In the genome of Natronorubrum daqingense, the window TCGACGGTCGCGCCTTCGACGGGTTCACCGTCGTCCTCGACGGTTACCGTGAGCGCATACGTTTCGTCACCGTTGTCGTCTTCGTCGTCCGTATCGTCTTCTGTCGCCGGATCTTCCTCTTCTTCGGCTCCGTCGTCATCATCGTCACCGTTTCCATCGTCAGCACAGCCGGCGAGGACGAGTGCACTTGCGGTACCTGCTGCGGCCACGAACTTACGTCGGTTCAGTTCTGAATCGGACATATCTCTGGATAGGACGTTCCCGTTGGTTTCAGTGCGGCCTGCAACTGCCGCCTGTTAATCACGTATTGAACATCCTCCAAGATGGTGTGACCGTCACCCCGGAAAACTGTTTTTTCGGTAATTGCCGATAGAGCGACACATCGGGCCGTTACCGCGGCTTTTCGATTACCCTCTATTCCTCCCGGAGTTTTTCCTTTCTCTACTGGACAGTAATAAACATAATGGCCACTAAATTCATAAAATAGTTGTATGGTTGGCGCGTTGGTACGTACGTGAAGCGTCGAATGGCCCTCGGATTCGTGTTCGCCCTTACCCTCCTCGCCCTCCTCGTCTATTTCGTTGGCAGCCAGGGAATCGTCGACGAGTTGTCCGGCGCCGACGTTCGACTGCTCGGTTTGGGATTCCTCTCTGGGTTACTCGCACTCACGTTCCGTGGTATGGTGTGGGAGCGATTTATCACACTAGTCGACACGACGATGTCCCGGCGAGTGATCTGCGGGGTCTTTCTCAGCGCGATGTTCATCAAATACGCAACGCCGTACGGCCAAGTGACGACAGAACCGTTCGTCGCCTACCTGGTCGCTCGCAACGGAGAGATGGCTTACGAAGATGGACTCGCGAGTATCCTCTCTGCAGACCTCTTGAACTACGTTCCCTACTACACGTTCGGCTTCCTCGGCCTCACGATAATCACCGTTTCCGGTGCCCTCAGTAACGGAATGGTCGCGCAGTTCACAGCCTTTGGTGTGTTGTTCGTCGTCGTGACGTCGGTCGTCCTCACCGTCGTTCGCCGACCGTCGCTCGTCTACAGAATCGTGCTTAGGTTCGCTGGCATCGTCCGTGTCGCCACCGGGCGGTTCACGGACCGATTCACCACGCAACTCTCGGAGGTGACCATCCGAGAGCGCCTCGATCGGTTCTACACGACCGTCGAGACGATCACGACCAACAGACGCACGCTCGTCGTCGCGACGATCTACGCCCACCTCGGGATGGCGTTCTTGATGCTCCCCGTCTACATCGGCGCGATGGCACTTGGCCATCAACTATCGTTACCCGTCGTCGCCATCGTCGTCGCACTCGGCAAACTGGGAACCGTCGTTCCGGCACCCGGTGGAACGGGTGGTGTCGAAGCAATCGTCACCGCCGGACTCACGACCCTCGGTCAACTCGACCCGGCAGCGGCGTTCACCATCGCACTCATCTACCGGCTCTGTACGTACTGGCTCACGATCGGTGTCGGTGGGATCTCGACCGCAAGCCTAATCGTTCGAGACTCATATGCGAGTCACTGACTGCGACATCCGCTGTCCGCACTATCAGACACGCTCGAGTGAGACGTAACCGAGACTCCGGTGTGGTTTTTGGGCTCCCGGACGTACGTCTCGCTATGAAAGTACGGGGCGAGCGCGAGTGCACTGACTGTGGAACCCGGTGGTCGTACTACGAAACCGGCGAGATCGATTGCCCGTCGTGTGGAAGTCTCCACAGCGTCGGCATAAACGAACGTGCCGAACACACCGACCTCGAGGTGACGTTCGACCTCACGGGGGTTCGAAACGACCTCGACGAACACTCGAGCGACGACGTCGCAGACCGGGCGAGCGAGGAGTGTCGCGAGTACGTTCGTCGACGCGGCTTCATCGACGGTGGATCGCTGCGTGATCTGGACGACACGTACCTGAGCGCATTCGAGTTACTCCACGTCTCCGACATCGTCTCTCGAGACTTTCGCCTCGAGGAACGGGAGGAACTCTACTTCCTCTCCTTACTTCGCGACGCCGATCAGGGTGACCGCCCACCGGCAGCCGAAATTCCGCCGTCGCTTCGCAGCGCTCGCGGACTCGCCTACGCGACCGCCGTCGACGAATACCGCCGAGACGTTCGAACCTGGGTCGACAACGATACCCTCACGAGTACCGAACGGGCCACCCTCGAGACGCTCGACGATCACGTCACGCGTGTCCGGATGCTCGATGGCGACGTCGCACCGGAACGAGCAGATCAACTGGTCGACGCCACACGCGACCTCGCGAGCGGACTCCGTGGGGACGAACAGGCCGTCGTACGGGCGCAGGATCGACTCGAGACACTCGAGTTCGACGACGCCGTCTAGATATGGAGAGTAACCGCTCCGTAGAGGAGGGAGCGTCGGTCAGGGAAGCGACACGTCGATCTCTTCTTGGAGGCTCGCCGCTTTAACCGTATTATACAGTAACATCGCGCGCGTCATCGGACCGACACCGCCGGGGACGGGCGTGATCGCGCTGGCGCGTTCTTCCGTGCTCTCGAAGTCGACGTCACCGACGAGTTCGTATCCCTTCTCGGTGTCTGCTTCGACGCGATTGACACCGACGTCGATGACGACAGTGTCTTCGCTGATCATCGAGCCGTCGATCAGTTCGGGAACGCCGACGGCGGCGACGACGATATCCGCGTTGCGGGTCTTCTCACCGAGGTCGTCGGTTCGGGAGTGACAGACTGTCACCGTTGCGTTGCCGTCCTCAGCCTTCTGGATCAAGAGGTTCGCGAGTGGCTTGCCGACGATATCCGATCGACCGACGATCGTGACGTCTTTGCCTTCGATGTCGACGTCAGCCGACTCGAGGAGTTTCTGGACGCCGTGGGGCGTACACGGACGGAATCGAGCGTCGCCGGCGACGAGACGGCCGACATTCTCGGGGTGGAAGCCATCGACGTCTTTTGCTGGATCGACGCGACGGATGACCTCTCTGTAGTCGACGTGGTCTGGAACGGGTGCTTGGACGATGTATCCGTGAACGGCCGGGTCCTCGTTGAGGTTGCCAATAGTCTCGTAGAGTGCCGAAGGCGGTGCATCGCCCTCGACGTCGACGTGAACGCTCTCGATGCCGACTTCCTCGCAGTCGCGTTGTTTCATGTTCACGTAGGTCTGGCTGGCGGGATCGTCGCCCATCAGTACCGTCGCTAATCCCGGTCGTGCGCCCGCGTCGGCCAGTGTTTCGATTGCACCCGTCAACTCCTCACGAATCTCGCTCGCGACAGCGTTGCCGTCGATGATCTCGGTCATTACTCGAGTGGGCGGCCGCGAGGCTATTCAACCCTCGGGTTCGTGCCCAGAATCGCCATGTCCGCTGGCCACACTATCCACGGATGTGGATATCGTGTCGGTAATACGCCCGAATGATACGCAGTGGTATCGTCTGTTTCAATAGGTAGGTTGAAGGCAGATGGCATGCCATGTAGTAGCATATCATCAATGGCTACTGACGATTTTAAACTGATTACCGAAACGGTGGGACCAATCGCGGCGGTGGCATTGCTCATTGGGACGGCAGTCGGAATGAGTATCTTCATCGTCCCGACACAGATGGCCGCCGTCGCTGGACCCAGTATCGTCCTGGCGATCTTACTCTCGGTAGTGCCGATGGTACTGGGAATGTTGTTGTTGTTACAACTCGGTGGTGCAATCCCAGTCGCCGGTGGCGCGTACGTCTACGCCTCGAGGCTCGTCGGGCCGTACTGGGGATTCCTCGGTGTTGCAGTTCCGGTGTTGTCGGTGTGGGCGTACCTGCTGTTCGCGGCGCTTGGCTTCGCCGAGTACGTCCCGGTCTTCGTCGAGTTGCCGACGCTAGTATCCGTCTACCTCCTGCTCGGAGCGTTTCTGGTGTTCAACTACGTCGGCGTTCGTCTCGCCGCGAACATCCAGATCGTTCTCGTCTGTCTGTTGATCGCGGCGATGATCACGTTCGTCGTCGGCGGCTTCACGTCCTTCGATACCGCGAACTTCGAACCGATGTTCCCCGCCGGTGAAGGCGAACCGTACGCCGACGGATACGCCCCCTTCTTCCTGGCAGCCGTGACGCTGTATATTCCGTTCCAGGGCTTCGCGATGATCATCGAGATCGGCGAGGAACTCGAGAACCCGGCGAAGAACATCCCGCGCGTCCTCGCAGCCGGGATGGCACTCGTGGCAGTGTTGACGATTGCCGTCATCATCGCCCTGGTCGGTGCCGTCCCGTGGGAAGCGATCGCCCAAGACGGTGAGGCCGTCGACGGTGGTATCGCGGCCGTCAGTGAAGGAATCTTACCCGGCTGGGCGATCGCGTTCGTCGCGATCGGCGCCCTCGTTGCGGCCGCGACGACGACCAACACGCTCTACACGTCCTACTCGCGGACGATCATGCGCGCGGCCCGTGACGACGTCATTCCCGAATTCTTCGCCGGGATCGACGATCGGTTCGGAACGCCAAACCGTGCGCTGTTGTTACTCGGGCTCCCCCCGTTACTCGCCGCCCCCCTTATGGGCCCCTTCGGGGCGATTCTCACCGTCGACGTGTTGGACTGGCTCGTGACCGTCACGGTCACCGGAATTTTCATCAGCTTCATGATTAGCGGAGTCGCGCTGTGGAATCTCCCGAAAATTTTCCCGGATCGGTACAAGTACTCGTTCTACCGACTCCCGATGCCGGTGCTCAAAGTCGTCGCCGTCGGCAACGTCGTCGTCTCCGCGGTGTTCATGGTGTTCGTCGCACTGGGCGCACCGTCGGCACTGGTGCTCCAGTTCGGCTGGATTCTGGTAATGTCGTTGTTGTACGTCTACCGAATTCGGACGTACGGCGACGAGGACGAAGACCTCCGCGAAAAGATGTCACTCCTGCACAAACACGAGTCGATCGGTGCCGACTCGAGCGACTCGAGCGACGACTGAGGGAGAACACTCACGTATCCACCAAACGGTCGCCCGCTATGGAAACTGGTGTGAGTACTCGGTGGAACCGCTGGATGCCCGCGGCAAGTGGGCCGGGACAACGAGTAGCGGAAAAAAGCGACGCGACCGAACGCTGATGATCGACCGAATCGACTACTTACTCGTACAGCGGATTCGCGCCACAGAGGTCCTCAACTTCGCTCCGAACGTCTTCGATGACGGCTTCGTCTTCGGGGGCATCGATGACGCGGGAGATCAACTCACCGACTTTGCGACAGTCGTCTTCGTCGAAACCGCGAGTCGTCAGTGCGGGCGTGCCCGCGCGGATACCCGATGGGTCGAACGCCGAGCGCGTCTCGCCGGGAACCGTGTTCCCGTTGAGGACGATTCCGGCGTCCTCGAGCGCTTCCTCCGCGTCGCCGCCGCTCGTGTCGGGGTGGCTCTCGCGGAGGTCGACGAGGACGAGGTGGTTGTCCGTTCCCTCTGAGACGAGCGAGAAACCGTTCTCGACGAGACGCTCGCCGAGGGCCTTCGCGTTGGCGACCGTCTGATCGGCGTACGCCTCGAACTCGGGCTCGAGGGCCTCTTTGAAGCCAACAGCCTTCCCGGCGACGTTGTGCATGAGCGGCCCGCCCTGTCCGCCGGGGAAGACGGCGGCGTCGATGTCGTCGGCGTACTCCTCGTCGCACATGACGATGCCGCCGCGACCGGCGCGAATGGTCTTGTGGGTCGAACCGGTGACGAAGTCGGCGGTGCCGACCGGCGAGGAGTGAACGCCCGCAGCGACGAGACCGGTGATGTGAGCGATGTCGGCGAGGTGGAGTGCGTCGACGCTGTCTGCGGCCTCCTGAATGCGCCCCCACTCGATCTCGCGCGGGTACGCGGAGTACCCCGAGACGATGATGTCCGGCTCGAACTCCTCGGCCTGTTCTGCGAGCCCCTCGTAGTCGACGTAGCCCGTCTCGGCGTCGACTTCGTACTGCTCGACGTCGTAGAGTTGCCCGACGAAGTTCGCCGGATGGCCGTGACTGAGGTGTCCGCCGTGGGTCAGATCCAGCGAGAGGATCTTGTCGCCGGGCTCTAACATCGCGAAGTAGACGGCCTGGTTGGCCTGGGTGCCCGAGTGGGGCTGGACGTTGACGTGCTCGGCGCCGAAGAGCTCTTTCGCACGGTCGATGGCAAGTTGCTCGACCTCGTCGGCATACTCGCAGCCGCCGTAGTACCGGGAACCGGGATAGCCCTCGGCGTACTTGTTCGTCAGCGCACTTCCCTGCGCGTCGATAACCGCCTGACTGGCGTGGTTCTCGCTCGCGATCATCTGCAGGGACGATCGCTGGCGTTCGACCTCACCCTCGAGTGCATCTGCCACGGCGGGATCGACCTCCCGTACGTGCTCGTGTTCCATGTCCGATGTGCCGGCTGGCGAGTGTATAAGTGTACCCGTCTTCGGCAAGTGGGGCCACTACTTGGCCTCCAGAACAGCGGTTCGGTCACGATCCAATCGAAAGAGGCGTGGTCGGGTATTAACCGCTCAAATTCCTCATTTCCGACGTTTCACGATCGTAATGGCAGATATTGTCGTGACACACCCGATACAACTAACTTTGCAGAGAAACATTCAGCGAACCGAATGATAGAGTGGGCGATGGGCGATAATACGCTCCGTGTGACGGACGCCGACAACACCGAACTGTCGGTACACGGTGAGACGCTCGTCGTCGACGGCCCAGGTCCGGACATCCCGCGCCCCGTCGACGAGACGGTCGTCGTTACGACGGACGAACTGCGATTCCCCCACGCCGTTACCTACGCGTGTTCACTCAGCACAACAGCGCAACACGAACTCGATCCGGACGGCACCCCGCTGTCGCTCGCCCCCGACGAGTACGTCGTCGATATCGACGCCGAGATCAAAACGTACCTTCGATTCTCCGGCAGTGCGACCATTTCGAAGGCCGGTGGCTACGAAGAAACCGTCGTTACCTTTCCCGAACGGACCCGCGTCATCGTCGGCTTTCGGAGTCGTCACGAACTTCCGACGGAGACGATTACCGTCCCCGACTCGCCGACCGAACTTGCAACTGCGATTTCCCACCTCGCTACAGCACACAAAACCGACAGCCCGGATCGCACGTACCCGACACTTCGAGGCCACCCACCGCTCCTCGAGCGCGGCAACCACCTCGAAATTCCCGACACCGTCCGCGAGAAGCGTATCGACACCGGTATCGAACTCCTCGTACCAGCCGACTACGAGACGCTCTACGTGATCGCACCCCTCGCCTACTATCTTCAGGCGACGATCGTCCCGTTCGATGCCCGCGGAACCGAATCGAACGAACCGACGCTTCGTTCGACCGACGGGTCGATCGAAACGCAACTCTCATCGATGCCCAAACTCGAGCGAGACGTCGAACAGTTGCTCCGAAAGGCGTTTTTCCTCGATTGCCTCGTCCGGAACGTCGGTCTCCACGGTACCGATCTGGCCGAACTCAACGTCATCGACGCGCTCGGAGTCGACGCACAGGGGCTCTACGATGCCCCGCCACGGGAACGACTCGCCGCGTACCTCGACGTTCCCTACGCTGCAATCGAACACCGACTCCCGGATTGGCACCTCTCGACGTACGTCGCCCCGACGTACGATACTGTCGAGGCCCTCCCGTTCCTGCTCGATCGGATGAGCATGATCTACATGCCACAGACATCCGAACTCGAGGGGAAAGAACTCGTCGAACGATCGCTCGAGGACTTCTACCGCGCCGGTCGTTCTCCCGAAAACGCGGACACCAGGGGTGCAATGAACGGTGCCGTCGCGTCCGTCGATATCGTCAAACCCGACCTCAAAACAGGTCGCGTCCACGGATGGCTCGCCGACGGTGTTCCAATCGACGTCTTCAACACGACACCGGAGGCCTACCACAATCGACTCGAGTACATCGAAGGCCCGAGTTCGACGACGTCGATCTGTATCGTGTTGAACGATCCCGAGAT includes:
- the glyA gene encoding serine hydroxymethyltransferase produces the protein MEHEHVREVDPAVADALEGEVERQRSSLQMIASENHASQAVIDAQGSALTNKYAEGYPGSRYYGGCEYADEVEQLAIDRAKELFGAEHVNVQPHSGTQANQAVYFAMLEPGDKILSLDLTHGGHLSHGHPANFVGQLYDVEQYEVDAETGYVDYEGLAEQAEEFEPDIIVSGYSAYPREIEWGRIQEAADSVDALHLADIAHITGLVAAGVHSSPVGTADFVTGSTHKTIRAGRGGIVMCDEEYADDIDAAVFPGGQGGPLMHNVAGKAVGFKEALEPEFEAYADQTVANAKALGERLVENGFSLVSEGTDNHLVLVDLRESHPDTSGGDAEEALEDAGIVLNGNTVPGETRSAFDPSGIRAGTPALTTRGFDEDDCRKVGELISRVIDAPEDEAVIEDVRSEVEDLCGANPLYE
- a CDS encoding lysylphosphatidylglycerol synthase transmembrane domain-containing protein, producing the protein MKRRMALGFVFALTLLALLVYFVGSQGIVDELSGADVRLLGLGFLSGLLALTFRGMVWERFITLVDTTMSRRVICGVFLSAMFIKYATPYGQVTTEPFVAYLVARNGEMAYEDGLASILSADLLNYVPYYTFGFLGLTIITVSGALSNGMVAQFTAFGVLFVVVTSVVLTVVRRPSLVYRIVLRFAGIVRVATGRFTDRFTTQLSEVTIRERLDRFYTTVETITTNRRTLVVATIYAHLGMAFLMLPVYIGAMALGHQLSLPVVAIVVALGKLGTVVPAPGGTGGVEAIVTAGLTTLGQLDPAAAFTIALIYRLCTYWLTIGVGGISTASLIVRDSYASH
- a CDS encoding APC family permease codes for the protein MATDDFKLITETVGPIAAVALLIGTAVGMSIFIVPTQMAAVAGPSIVLAILLSVVPMVLGMLLLLQLGGAIPVAGGAYVYASRLVGPYWGFLGVAVPVLSVWAYLLFAALGFAEYVPVFVELPTLVSVYLLLGAFLVFNYVGVRLAANIQIVLVCLLIAAMITFVVGGFTSFDTANFEPMFPAGEGEPYADGYAPFFLAAVTLYIPFQGFAMIIEIGEELENPAKNIPRVLAAGMALVAVLTIAVIIALVGAVPWEAIAQDGEAVDGGIAAVSEGILPGWAIAFVAIGALVAAATTTNTLYTSYSRTIMRAARDDVIPEFFAGIDDRFGTPNRALLLLGLPPLLAAPLMGPFGAILTVDVLDWLVTVTVTGIFISFMISGVALWNLPKIFPDRYKYSFYRLPMPVLKVVAVGNVVVSAVFMVFVALGAPSALVLQFGWILVMSLLYVYRIRTYGDEDEDLREKMSLLHKHESIGADSSDSSDD
- a CDS encoding DUF7117 family protein encodes the protein MKVRGERECTDCGTRWSYYETGEIDCPSCGSLHSVGINERAEHTDLEVTFDLTGVRNDLDEHSSDDVADRASEECREYVRRRGFIDGGSLRDLDDTYLSAFELLHVSDIVSRDFRLEEREELYFLSLLRDADQGDRPPAAEIPPSLRSARGLAYATAVDEYRRDVRTWVDNDTLTSTERATLETLDDHVTRVRMLDGDVAPERADQLVDATRDLASGLRGDEQAVVRAQDRLETLEFDDAV
- a CDS encoding bifunctional methylenetetrahydrofolate dehydrogenase/methenyltetrahydrofolate cyclohydrolase, with the translated sequence MTEIIDGNAVASEIREELTGAIETLADAGARPGLATVLMGDDPASQTYVNMKQRDCEEVGIESVHVDVEGDAPPSALYETIGNLNEDPAVHGYIVQAPVPDHVDYREVIRRVDPAKDVDGFHPENVGRLVAGDARFRPCTPHGVQKLLESADVDIEGKDVTIVGRSDIVGKPLANLLIQKAEDGNATVTVCHSRTDDLGEKTRNADIVVAAVGVPELIDGSMISEDTVVIDVGVNRVEADTEKGYELVGDVDFESTEERASAITPVPGGVGPMTRAMLLYNTVKAASLQEEIDVSLP